From Nitrospirota bacterium, one genomic window encodes:
- a CDS encoding type II toxin-antitoxin system RelE/ParE family toxin produces the protein MDKYKIFGTNNFRQNLKDITKSTALKIEAKLLSYVYPQLRKEPHYGQNIKKLSNWEPETWRYRVGDWRFFYEIDEKTKIVYMTAAYHRRESYR, from the coding sequence TTGGATAAATACAAAATATTTGGAACGAATAACTTCAGGCAGAATTTAAAAGATATTACTAAAAGCACCGCCTTAAAAATTGAAGCCAAATTACTTTCATATGTTTATCCCCAATTAAGAAAAGAACCTCATTACGGACAAAACATTAAGAAACTTAGCAACTGGGAACCTGAAACATGGCGTTACAGGGTTGGTGATTGGCGGTTTTTTTATGAGATAGATGAAAAAACTAAAATAGTATATATGACAGCCGCATATCACAGGCGTGAATCCTACAGATAA